A region from the Vicia villosa cultivar HV-30 ecotype Madison, WI linkage group LG3, Vvil1.0, whole genome shotgun sequence genome encodes:
- the LOC131654790 gene encoding amino acid permease 1-like translates to MKKDIIALENGVANVPNSLLDDDGRPKRTGTVLTAAAHIINAVIGTGVLSLPWAMSQMGWTLGISCIFVFSGVTLFTSNLLADCYRSPDPVTGKRNTTYMEAVKVHLGGKQYVFCGLVQYINLSGFTIGFIITTSTSIVTILKNNCYRKNGFEASCRFSNNPYMITIGLIEIVLSQIPNFHKLSILSVMAATMAFGYASIGVGLSLSTLIQGNGNIKSTTLFAGNDDSRSTSDIAWNMLVAIGDIALASAYAQIAVDIQDSLKSSPPENKTMKKANALALFIMTIFFILNGCAGYAAFGSNTPGNILMSSGFRKPFWLLELANVFIVVHLVGAFQVLVQPVFRIVEMMAAEKWPNSSLVTREIPMNFGKTKYTINYFRLLWRTIFVIVVTVLAMAMPFFNAMIALLGAVGFWPSVVYFPVEMYIVKQNIRKGTIRWIGLQTLSIFCFIVSLAATVGAIHGLGEGIGKYKPFMYKA, encoded by the exons GAACGGTATTGACTGCGGCGGCACATATCATAAATGCAGTTATTGGGACCGGCGTCCTCTCCTTACCATGGGCCATGTCCCAAATGGGATGGACCCTTGGAATATCATGCATTTTTGTCTTTTCTGGTGTTACACTCTTCACATCAAATCTTCTAGCTGATTGTTATAGATCACCAGATCCAGTTACCGGCAAAAGAAACACCACTTACATGGAAGCTGTCAAAGTTCACTTAGGTGGAAAACAGTATGTGTTTTGTGGTTTGGTTCAGTACATTAACCTTTCTGGTTTCACAATTGGTTTCATCATAACTACATCTACAAGTATAGT gACAATATTGAAAAACAATTGCTACCGCAAGAATGGGTTTGAAGCTTCATGTCGTTTTTCTAATAACCCATACATGATTACTATTGGACTAATTGAAATAGTATTATCTCAAATTCCAAATTTTCACAAGCTATCTATTCTCTCAGTCATGGCAGCTACCATGGCTTTTGGCTATGCTTCCATTGGAGTTGGACTTTCTCTTTCAACTCTAATTCAAG GAAATGGAAACATAAAGAGTACAACATTATTTGCGGGAAACGACGATAGTCGTAGTACATCAGATATAGCATGGAATATGCTAGTTGCAATAGGAGACATTGCACTCGCTAGTGCTTATGCTCAAATTGCAGTAGATATTCAAGATAGTTTGAAATCATCACCACCAGAAAATAAAACAATGAAGAAAGCAAACGCACTTGCCTTATTCATTATGACTATTTTCTTTATCTTGAATGGATGTGCTGGATATGCTGCATTTGGTTCAAATACTCCTGGTAACATACTCATGAGTTCCGGCTTTCGGAAACCTTTCTGGTTATTGGAATTGGCCAATGTCTTCATAGTTGTCCACCTAGTGGGAGCATTTCAG GTACTAGTCCAACCTGTGTTTCGTATAGTTGAAATGATGGCGGCCGAAAAGTGGCCAAACTCAAGTTTGGTAACAAGGGAGATTCCTATGAATTTTGGCAAAACAAAATACACTATCAATTACTTTAGATTACTTTGGAGGACAATCTTTGTAATAGTGGTAACTGTTTTAGCCATGGCGATGCCATTTTTCAATGCAATGATTGCCCTTCTTGGTGCTGTTGGATTTTGGCCTTCAGTTGTTTATTTTCCTGTGGAGATGTATATAGTCAAACAAAACATCAGAAAAGGAACAATTCGTTGGATTGGGCTTCAAACGTTGAGCATTTTCTGTTTCATTGTGTCATTGGCTGCAACAGTTGGAGCTATTCATGGGTTAGGTGAAGGCATTGGAAAATACAAACCTTTTATGTATAAGGCCTAA